One window of Clarias gariepinus isolate MV-2021 ecotype Netherlands chromosome 21, CGAR_prim_01v2, whole genome shotgun sequence genomic DNA carries:
- the LOC128509191 gene encoding BOLA class I histocompatibility antigen, alpha chain BL3-7-like, whose amino-acid sequence MERCGAVMKALMFLTFSFHLSSAVTHTLQYLYTAVTPGINVPEFTVVGLMDGQEFEYYDSDLRNATPKTEWIQKINSTDYWTRHTQIYQVFQKSIKTGLNIVMKNFNHTTGVHTLQWMYGCELDDDGTTRGYMEIGYDGEDFLHLDLETKTWIPAKPGVVISEQFQEYINSLTSGGQKSYVSTSCIKRINEYVSYGRETLEKKVVPDVSVFHKHSPSSEVVCHATGFFPKAVMITWQKEVEEMQEDVELRETLPNQDGSFQRRSILKVPAEELQKHNYTCMVQHSSLEKELVREVPKGEAPIAVITAVVKALIALVTVVA is encoded by the exons ATGGAGCGCTGCGGTGCAGTTATGAAAGCTTTGATGTTcctcacattttcttttcatctttcaTCAGCAG tcacacacactctgcagtacCTCTACACTGCAGTTACACCAGGAATAAACGTCCCAGAATTCACTGTTGTGGGTCTAATGGATGGACAGGAGTTTGAGTACTACGACAGTGACCTCAGGAACGCGACCCCAAAGACAGAGTGGATACAGAAGATCAATAGCACAGATTACTggaccagacacacacagatttatcaGGTGTTTCAGAAGAGCATTAAAACTGGTCTGAATATTGTGATGAAGAATTTTAATCATACTACag gagttcacacactacagtggATGTACGGCTGTGAGCTCGATGATGACGGAACCACTAGAGGATACATGGAGATAGGATATGATGGAGAAGATTTCCTCCATCTGGATCTAGAAACTAAAACCTGGATTCCAGCCAAACCTGGAGTTGTGATCAGTGAACAGTTTCAGGAATATATTAATAGTTTGACTTCCGGTGGACAGAAGAGCTATGTGAGCACCTCATGTATCAAAAGGATAAACGAGTATGTGTCTTATGGCAGAGAGACTCTGGAGAAGAAAG tTGTTCCTGATGTGTCGGTGTTTCATAAACACTCTCCTTCTTCAGAGGTGGTGTGTCACGCTACAGGTTTCTTCCCCAAAGCAGTCATGATCACCTGGCAGAAGGAGGTAGAGGAGATGCAGGAGGACGTGGAGCTCAGAGAGACGTTACCCAACCAGGATGGAAGCTTCCAGAGGAGAAGCATTCTGAAAGTTCCAGCTGAGGAGCTGCAGAAACACAACTACACCTGCATGGTTCAGCACAGCAGCTTGGAGAAGGAGTTAGTGCGAGAAGTACCAAAAG GTGAAGCACCGATTGCTGTCATCACTGCTGTAGTCAAGGCGCTCATCGCTCTCGTCACCGTCGTTGCTTGA